DNA sequence from the Fuscovulum ytuae genome:
CTGTCGAGGAAGGCCGAATCCTGCCACAGCCGTTCGATGCGCGAGACCGTCTGGCGCAGGCAGGCGAGGGGGGCCGATGGCACAAGAAGGGCCGGGGGAAGGAGTTCGGACTGCCCGCCCACATCCGTGGCGATGGGAAGGCAGCCATGGCGCAATGCCTCGATCCCCACTAGGGCGAGGCCTTCATTGGCGGAGGGGAGGAGGAGGATGTCGCTTTGCTCCATCAGGTCGGCGACATTGGCGTTTGGGGGAAGAAGGCGAATTGCATCCGTCAGGGCGTGGCGCTGGATCAGGTCTTGGATCAGATGGAGATAGGCCCCGTCGCCAAGGATGGTGGCGGTGACGGAGATGCCCTTGCGGGTGAAGCGGCGGATCAGCCCGCGGATCGTTGCAAAGAGGAGGAGGGGCCGTTTCTGATGGCTGAGGCGGCCGACGAAGGCAAGGCGGAGGCGGCCAGATTCGGGGCGCAGGTTGGGCGGGACAAGGCGATGCGGCATGGCGCGACGGTCGAACATGCGGCCAAGCCGCACACGTCCGGCGACCGGGAAGCGGCGTTGCAAGTAGGCGGCAAGGTTGGTGCTAATGACGTGGTGGTGGTCGATGTGCCAGGTCCAGACGCCCGAAATGCGGGCGAAGCCACCATCGGCATGTTCGACGATATGGGTGCTGTCGATGACCGACAGGTGGGGCGCTGCCGCCTTGACTTGTGGCAGGCAGTCATAAAGCGGGTGGCAATGGTGGATGTGCAGGAGGCGGATGTTTTCAGCCGTGACGAGGGCGGTGATGAAATCGGGCCAGAGATCGCGGGGAAGATAGCGGTCAGTTCGCAGGAAAAGGATGCCGGGGTCGCCTTCGATTTCTTCGGCGAGGGATTGCGGCGCGGGGACAGAGGCCACCACCACCACCCTGAGGCCCAGAGTGCGGGCCCAGCGGATGCAATCGAAGGCAAGGCGTTCGGCCCCGCCCACCTCAAGCCAGTGCATTCCAATCAGGATGGCGGGGCTGCGGTTGGAGCCGAGTGCAGGTGGAAAAGGCGCGTTTGGGCAAGGGGCGACCGGCGTCGTCCTGTGGCGCAAGGGCAGGGTACGCCTTTGCCATGTGTCGTGCAGGTGGCGCGGCAATTCGGGCAGGATCGGGTGCACGGCGATCAGGCCGCGCGTCACGGGGCCGGGGGCGAGGGGGCGTTCCGGCGTGGTAACTTGGGCCGCGCGACGGGCCGGGGGCGGTAGCGCCGTTTCGACGCGCAGGGCGGGCTGAGTACCGGGAAGGCGGATGCGGGCCATCAAGCCGGTTTCGTCCGGGTCCCCCGCCGGGTTGAGAGTGACCGTAGGATCGCCCCACCAGCCCGGCGCGCGGCGCAAGCAGAGATCAAGGGCGGCACCGGGCCAAAGCCTACGATAGATCGCGGCGATGGCGCGCAGTTCGGCCTTGAGGTCTTCCTCTGTCCAATCCGGGGGCAGGCGGGGCGGTCTCATTCCGTAACGGTTTGGGCCCGGTTGATCGCGCCGACACCCTGAT
Encoded proteins:
- a CDS encoding glycosyltransferase: MRPPRLPPDWTEEDLKAELRAIAAIYRRLWPGAALDLCLRRAPGWWGDPTVTLNPAGDPDETGLMARIRLPGTQPALRVETALPPPARRAAQVTTPERPLAPGPVTRGLIAVHPILPELPRHLHDTWQRRTLPLRHRTTPVAPCPNAPFPPALGSNRSPAILIGMHWLEVGGAERLAFDCIRWARTLGLRVVVVASVPAPQSLAEEIEGDPGILFLRTDRYLPRDLWPDFITALVTAENIRLLHIHHCHPLYDCLPQVKAAAPHLSVIDSTHIVEHADGGFARISGVWTWHIDHHHVISTNLAAYLQRRFPVAGRVRLGRMFDRRAMPHRLVPPNLRPESGRLRLAFVGRLSHQKRPLLLFATIRGLIRRFTRKGISVTATILGDGAYLHLIQDLIQRHALTDAIRLLPPNANVADLMEQSDILLLPSANEGLALVGIEALRHGCLPIATDVGGQSELLPPALLVPSAPLACLRQTVSRIERLWQDSAFLDSTRRALQDRWLTFTADPTAEEVLTPLYRQALEPDA